The sequence below is a genomic window from Candidatus Latescibacterota bacterium.
CATCTGGATATCGAGAAACATGATATCCGGTTTGAGTTCGAGGACCATCCTGACCGCATCTTCTCCACCACCCGCCTCACCGGCGATCGTTATACCGGGAATACCCTCGAGCAGGAATTTCATCTCGTCACGTGCCAGCTGTTCGTCATCGACGATCAAAGCCCTGATCTCCAAATCACGTCCTCCTCTTAACCGATATGAGGGATACTGAGCCTCACCGAGGCTCCCCCGCCTTCCAGCGGGACTATTTCGAAGCTGCCTTCGCCTCGCGAATATATCCTGAGTCTTTCAGAGACATTCTTCAGGCCTACACCTTTTCCTATCAATTCCGTCGCTTCCATGTCATCCATCTCCGGCCCGTCGTTCACCACTTCTATGTTGAATCCCTTCTTCGATCTTTTCGAGCTTATCCTTATCTTTCCTCCACATGTCATGCATGAGATACCGTGTTTGACAGCGTTCTCGACCAGCGGCTGCAATAACAGTGTCGGGACCTGGCAGTCCAGCGTCGACGGGTCGAGATCCTTCTCTATCACAAGTTTCTCGTCCCCGAACCGGATCTTCTCTATCGACAGGTAATCCTCAAGAAAACCGATCTCTTCCCTCAGCGTATGTGTATCGGATGTCTCCTCCAGAGACTTACGAAAGATCGACGATAATTTTCTCGTCATCTCACGGGCCTTCTCCGAGTCGGTCCTTATCAGGGCGGAGATCGAATTGAGCGTATTGAAAAGAAAGTGGGGGTTGATCTGGCTTCTGAGCGTCGTAAGCCTGGCGTGGATCAGCTGGTTTTCCTCTTCCCGCATGATCTCCTCGGTCCTCGCGCTGGTGACCATCTTGAGAGCTATCCCCACGGTGTACACGAGTACGATAAGATCGATGGTTATGAAAAACCAGTCCCTGGTCGGATAACCATAGATCCAGCCCCTGTGATAAAACCTGTTGAGCAATCCGTACCTGAGCAGAGCGAAGCCCATGCAGAAGGCGAACGGGATAAAGTTCCGATCCAGCCTTCCCCTGACCAGTTTCTCCAGAAAATTGTAGACGATAAGAAATGGATTAAGAGAATAACTCCAGATCTCCCCGCCCCTGCGAAGCCATGAAAAGACAAGCCCCGCCGAAGCCCCCGCGACGGTATACAGTGGCAGCGCCACGACTTCTCCACAAAAATAGCATGCCAGGCCGATAATAAACCCTGTGCCGGCGCCGACCCATGCTCCTCCAAGAAACCCTGCCACCAGAGCGCCTTCCAGGGAAAGGTCCATCGCCGCCTGGCTGGAAAGTTTTCTTACAGCAATTCCCATTGAGAAGAAGAGAGCCAGCAGGATAAACAGTTTCACCCTGGACCGCCGATCGACCGTCCCTTCGGCGAGCTGGCTGGTGACCGACCGGAACCCCAGCAGAAGACTGGTTATCCCAGCCATCACCGCTATCCTGAGCAGCAGGTTGATCAGTATGATCTGGTCCTGCGAAAAACTCAATGGTAACATCCGAATACCGCCATCTCTATAGATGTTGTCTGTACATCGCCAGGATTATATCCTCATATTCCTTTTTTCTACTCAGCCCGTCAATGCGGTGAAAGAATTCCCCATCCCGGAGTAAAATATAGGTCGCAGGAAGTCTTCGCGCGCCGCCGAAGGCATTTGCTGTCTTTTCCCCGTCGACGAATATGTCAAAATTCACTTTATTGCCCGTCACCCAGGCTCTTACTGCCGGCGCCCCCTGCTTATCCATTGCGACCGCAAGGACCTGGACGTTCTTGCCGAACTTCCTCTGGATCTCATGCATTATGGGGATCACCTTCTGGGAATCTTCGTGCCAGGTCGCCCAGAACGTGACAAAGAGGATCTTCCCGCTGTAGTCACCGACCGAAGTGACCGTGCCGTCGAGTTTTTTCAATCTCACCCCGGACAGGTCAGGCTTTTTATTGTCCACATCCGTCCTGTTCGCGGCAGCAGGCGGAGCCTGCTTCCCGGCAGACTTCTCTTCGCTGCCCCCAGAACAACCTCCTGCCGACAGATATATGCACAGAACCGCGATCGACACAAACCATCGTGCCACGCCAGACGCAGGACATGCGATTTTCCCGACCGTCATACTTTTAAAGCTCCTTTATCAGATGACTCGCTATCGTATTCTTCTGGATCTCCTTGGTACCTTCGTAGATCTCGGAGATCTTTGCGTCGCGGTAGAATCTCTCCACCTCGTACTCGGTCATGTAACCATATCCACCGAGAAGCTGGATCGCTTCGTCAGCTACATAAACGGCCGTCTTTGCCGCTACATACTTCGCCATCGATGTCAGCTTGGGATCGATCCTTCCCTGGTCGAAGTTCCAGGCGGCCTTGTATGTGAGGAGCCTGGAATATTCGATCGCTGTGGCCATATCGGCCAGCTTGTGCTGGTTGATCTGAAACTTGATCAACGGCCTGCCGAACTGCTCGCGCTCCATCTGGTAGGCGATCGCCCTGTCGAACGCCCCCTGGGCGATGCCCAGCGAGGTAGCGGCTATCTCTACGCGGCTCTCGTCGAAGAACTCAAGTACCTGGTAGAATCCCCTGCCTTCGACTCCGATGATATTGC
It includes:
- a CDS encoding histidine kinase gives rise to the protein MSFSQDQIILINLLLRIAVMAGITSLLLGFRSVTSQLAEGTVDRRSRVKLFILLALFFSMGIAVRKLSSQAAMDLSLEGALVAGFLGGAWVGAGTGFIIGLACYFCGEVVALPLYTVAGASAGLVFSWLRRGGEIWSYSLNPFLIVYNFLEKLVRGRLDRNFIPFAFCMGFALLRYGLLNRFYHRGWIYGYPTRDWFFITIDLIVLVYTVGIALKMVTSARTEEIMREEENQLIHARLTTLRSQINPHFLFNTLNSISALIRTDSEKAREMTRKLSSIFRKSLEETSDTHTLREEIGFLEDYLSIEKIRFGDEKLVIEKDLDPSTLDCQVPTLLLQPLVENAVKHGISCMTCGGKIRISSKRSKKGFNIEVVNDGPEMDDMEATELIGKGVGLKNVSERLRIYSRGEGSFEIVPLEGGGASVRLSIPHIG
- a CDS encoding TlpA family protein disulfide reductase; this translates as MTVGKIACPASGVARWFVSIAVLCIYLSAGGCSGGSEEKSAGKQAPPAAANRTDVDNKKPDLSGVRLKKLDGTVTSVGDYSGKILFVTFWATWHEDSQKVIPIMHEIQRKFGKNVQVLAVAMDKQGAPAVRAWVTGNKVNFDIFVDGEKTANAFGGARRLPATYILLRDGEFFHRIDGLSRKKEYEDIILAMYRQHL